A stretch of the Diorhabda sublineata isolate icDioSubl1.1 chromosome 11, icDioSubl1.1, whole genome shotgun sequence genome encodes the following:
- the LOC130450376 gene encoding probable pyruvate dehydrogenase E1 component subunit alpha, mitochondrial isoform X2, translating to MAKRLANLVNKTFGGAFSKNNFATEATFETKPYRLHKLDTSPSTTVTINREDAIKFYTQMNTIRRIETAAGNLYKDKIIRGFCHLYSGQEAVAVGIKAALRPHDGVITAYRAHGWSYIMGVSPLGVLAELCGRQKGCAKGKGGSMHMYSDNFYGGNGIVGAQVPLGVGIALAARYKGTDGVCVALYGDGAANQGQVFEVYNMAKLWNLPCIFVCENNGYGMGTSSERAAASTNYYSRGDYIPGIWVDGMDVLAVRECFRFSVDYAGSGKGPLVIEAATYRYSGHSMSDPGTSYRTRDEIQEVRQTRDPITSFKEKIISANLVTADEIKKIDGEIRSQVDEATKQAKIDAEIGLDELPADVYSQSLEPKIRNVDPFKPLVHKRLGAAVNI from the exons atggcTAAACGATTGGCAAATTTAGTAAAT aaaacgtTCGGAGGagcattttcgaaaaataacttcGCTACAGAGGCAACATTTGAGACAAAA CCTTACCGTTTACATAAATTAGACACATCTCCTTCAACCACTGTAACAATCAATAGAGAAGATGCAATCAAATTTTATACACAAATGAACACAATTAGAAGAATAGAAACTGCAGCAGGGAACCtttataaagacaaaatcaTCAGGGGattttgtcatttatattcgggacag GAAGCCGTAGCTGTGGGAATAAAAGCAGCTCTACGTCCACATGATGGTGTAATTACAGCATACAGAGCACATGGTTGGTCCTATATTATGGGTGTTTCACCATTAGGGGTCTTAGCTGAACTTTGTGGACGACAAAAAGGTTGTGCTAAAGGCAAGGGAGGATCTATGCACATGTACTCTGATAATTTCTACGGTGGAAATGGAATTGTAGGAGCTCAG gtaCCATTGGGAGTAGGTATTGCATTAGCTGCTAGATACAAAGGTACTGATGGTGTATGTGTTGCCCTTTACGGTGACGGTGCTGCTAACCAAGGGCAAGTATTTGAAGTCTACAACATGGCAAAATTATGGAATCTTCCTTGTATTTTTGTATGTGAAAACAATGGTTATGGTATGGGAACCAGTTCAGAAAGGGCAGCTGCTAGTACTAATTACTATTCTAG AGGAGATTACATCCCTGGTATATGGGTAGATGGTATGGATGTTTTAGCAGTGAGGGAATGCTTCAGGTTTTCAGTGGATTATGCCGGTAGTGGTAAAGGACCACTTGTTATTGAAGCCGCAACTTACAG ATATTCCGGTCATTCCATGTCAGATCCAGGTACTAGTTACAGAACAAGAGACGAAATCCAAGAAGTACGACAAACTAGAGATCCGATAACttcttttaaagaaaaaattatttcggcTAATTTAGTAACAGCCGACGAAATAAAA aaaatcgACGGGGAAATTAGATCGCAAGTTGATGAAGCTACAAAACAAGCAAAAATTGACGCGGAAATTGGTTTAGACGAACTACCGGCTGATGTATATTCACAAAGTTTAGAACCCAAAATTAGGAACGTCGATCCATTCAAACCCCTTGTACATAAACGATTAGGCGCAGCCGTTAATATATAA
- the LOC130450376 gene encoding probable pyruvate dehydrogenase E1 component subunit alpha, mitochondrial isoform X1, translating into MLPSCFRNICKNSVLPKKTFGGAFSKNNFATEATFETKPYRLHKLDTSPSTTVTINREDAIKFYTQMNTIRRIETAAGNLYKDKIIRGFCHLYSGQEAVAVGIKAALRPHDGVITAYRAHGWSYIMGVSPLGVLAELCGRQKGCAKGKGGSMHMYSDNFYGGNGIVGAQVPLGVGIALAARYKGTDGVCVALYGDGAANQGQVFEVYNMAKLWNLPCIFVCENNGYGMGTSSERAAASTNYYSRGDYIPGIWVDGMDVLAVRECFRFSVDYAGSGKGPLVIEAATYRYSGHSMSDPGTSYRTRDEIQEVRQTRDPITSFKEKIISANLVTADEIKKIDGEIRSQVDEATKQAKIDAEIGLDELPADVYSQSLEPKIRNVDPFKPLVHKRLGAAVNI; encoded by the exons ATGCTCCCGAGTTGTTTTAggaatatttgtaaaaatagtGTTTTGCCCAAA aaaacgtTCGGAGGagcattttcgaaaaataacttcGCTACAGAGGCAACATTTGAGACAAAA CCTTACCGTTTACATAAATTAGACACATCTCCTTCAACCACTGTAACAATCAATAGAGAAGATGCAATCAAATTTTATACACAAATGAACACAATTAGAAGAATAGAAACTGCAGCAGGGAACCtttataaagacaaaatcaTCAGGGGattttgtcatttatattcgggacag GAAGCCGTAGCTGTGGGAATAAAAGCAGCTCTACGTCCACATGATGGTGTAATTACAGCATACAGAGCACATGGTTGGTCCTATATTATGGGTGTTTCACCATTAGGGGTCTTAGCTGAACTTTGTGGACGACAAAAAGGTTGTGCTAAAGGCAAGGGAGGATCTATGCACATGTACTCTGATAATTTCTACGGTGGAAATGGAATTGTAGGAGCTCAG gtaCCATTGGGAGTAGGTATTGCATTAGCTGCTAGATACAAAGGTACTGATGGTGTATGTGTTGCCCTTTACGGTGACGGTGCTGCTAACCAAGGGCAAGTATTTGAAGTCTACAACATGGCAAAATTATGGAATCTTCCTTGTATTTTTGTATGTGAAAACAATGGTTATGGTATGGGAACCAGTTCAGAAAGGGCAGCTGCTAGTACTAATTACTATTCTAG AGGAGATTACATCCCTGGTATATGGGTAGATGGTATGGATGTTTTAGCAGTGAGGGAATGCTTCAGGTTTTCAGTGGATTATGCCGGTAGTGGTAAAGGACCACTTGTTATTGAAGCCGCAACTTACAG ATATTCCGGTCATTCCATGTCAGATCCAGGTACTAGTTACAGAACAAGAGACGAAATCCAAGAAGTACGACAAACTAGAGATCCGATAACttcttttaaagaaaaaattatttcggcTAATTTAGTAACAGCCGACGAAATAAAA aaaatcgACGGGGAAATTAGATCGCAAGTTGATGAAGCTACAAAACAAGCAAAAATTGACGCGGAAATTGGTTTAGACGAACTACCGGCTGATGTATATTCACAAAGTTTAGAACCCAAAATTAGGAACGTCGATCCATTCAAACCCCTTGTACATAAACGATTAGGCGCAGCCGTTAATATATAA